From one bacterium genomic stretch:
- a CDS encoding ATP-binding protein, producing the protein MTLKTKEYKLRIPSQTDNLELIRYFVGRVAEKVGFDDEDVGKIELACDEACTNVIKHAYSDRSRHQSLDIAIKLDYQKLTLIVTDHGKGFNPQAIKIPDMKEYLAELKVGGLGIYLMKTLMDEVTYDIKPGLRNQVSMVKYFINKKNSTVVHNLKKA; encoded by the coding sequence ATGACTTTAAAGACAAAAGAATACAAACTGCGCATTCCGAGCCAGACCGATAATCTGGAGCTTATCCGCTATTTCGTCGGCCGCGTTGCTGAAAAAGTAGGGTTCGACGACGAGGATGTGGGGAAAATCGAATTGGCTTGTGATGAGGCCTGCACCAATGTGATCAAACACGCTTACAGCGACCGGAGCCGACATCAATCACTGGATATCGCCATCAAACTGGATTATCAAAAGCTGACCCTGATCGTCACTGATCACGGTAAAGGATTTAATCCTCAGGCCATCAAGATTCCGGACATGAAAGAGTATCTGGCGGAACTCAAAGTGGGCGGGTTGGGCATTTATCTGATGAAAACCCTGATGGATGAAGTCACCTATGATATCAAACCCGGCCTGCGCAATCAGGTGAGCATGGTCAAGTATTTCATCAACAAGAAAAATTCCACAGTCGTTCATAACTTAAAAAAAGCGTAA
- a CDS encoding STAS domain-containing protein, whose protein sequence is MENFKIQRSDQDRVSTLAISGFLDAHTAPKLEEAIQSLIDDGRYQIIVNFSDLTYISSAGLGVFMGFIEEIRNKNGDIKMCRMSPKIYRVFDLLGFPTIYQIFDREEEAAARFGPMKA, encoded by the coding sequence ATGGAAAATTTTAAAATTCAGAGAAGTGACCAGGATCGGGTATCCACCCTGGCGATCAGCGGTTTTTTGGACGCCCACACGGCGCCCAAGCTGGAGGAGGCGATTCAATCGTTGATCGATGACGGCCGGTATCAGATCATCGTGAATTTCAGCGATTTGACCTATATCAGCAGCGCAGGTCTGGGCGTTTTCATGGGTTTTATCGAAGAGATCCGCAACAAAAACGGCGACATCAAAATGTGCCGGATGTCGCCCAAGATCTATCGCGTCTTTGATTTGCTCGGGTTTCCGACCATCTATCAGATTTTCGATCGTGAGGAAGAAGCAGCGGCCCGATTCGGCCCGATGAAGGCATGA